Proteins from a single region of Punica granatum isolate Tunisia-2019 chromosome 8, ASM765513v2, whole genome shotgun sequence:
- the LOC116188628 gene encoding serine/threonine-protein kinase Nek1-like: protein MEQYEVLEQIGKGSFGSALLVRHKHERKKYVLKKIRLARQTERARRSAFQEMELISKVRNPFIVEYKDSWVEKGCYVCIIIGYCEGGDMAEAIKRVNGAHFSEEKICKWLVELLMALDYLHSNHILHRDVKCSNIFLTKDQDIRLGDFGLAKMLTSDDLASSVVGTPSYMCPELLADIPYGSKSDIWSLGCCMYEMTAHRPAFKAFDMQALINKINKSIVAPLPTMYSGALRGLIKSMLRKNPELRPSAAELLNHPHLQPYVLKIHLKLNSPRRHTYPMQWSPRNYMKKIRFMDTPESIPMSTDREKRWSFSNDRTLNPSISVTEHDSSSSLSRRAYDFGSLNRTFEELSIGHASEDFGSDRSKVSDVPLGFARTPRLTPVMEASTPRRRSTTAKVSRTPARKSSRSSRRVSLPLSTRPSTMGPPYTANVDLFRSTESPNVSVNKPRIDKIAEFPLTSPEDSILPDIKGPQLSPANPDCSITKDKCTVHHPKEAPRSESSQNNNGNTKNNSNILTTGGILRTSSSSNEFRQRKFDTSSYQQRAEALEGLLEFSARLLQQERFEELGVLLKPFGPEKVSPRETAIWLSKSFKDTAV from the exons ATGGAACAGTATGAAGTTCTGGAGCAGATTGGAAAAGGCTCTTTCGGTTCTGCTCTGCTCGTGAGGCATAAACATGAAAGGAAGAA GTATGTCCTTAAAAAGATTCGTCTTGCGCGGCAAACCGAGAGGGCTCGTAGATCAGCCTTCCAAGAG ATGGAGCTTATATCTAAAGTACGCAATCCATTTATTGTGGAGTACAAAGATTCCTGGGTAGAGAAG GGTTGCTATGTATGCATTATTATCGGATATTGCGAGGGTGGAGACAT GGCAGAAGCTATAAAAAGAGTGAATGGGGCGCACTTTTCTGAAGAG AAAATATGCAAGTGGCTGGTTGAACTCCTTATGGCTCTTGATTACTTGCACTCCAACCATATTCTTCACCGTGATGTCAAG TGCTCAAACATATTCTTGACCAAAGACCAAGACATTCGCCTAG GTGATTTTGGTCTTGCAAAGATGTTAACTTCTGATGATCTCGCTTCCTCT GTTGTTGGAACTCCAAGTTATATGTGCCCCGAGCTTCTTGCCGATATACCTTATGGTTCCAAGTCAGATATTTGGTCTTTAG GATGCTGTATGTATGAAATGACTGCACACAGGCCTGCATTTAAAGCTTTT GATATGCAGGCTCtcattaacaaaataaacaaGTCGATTGTGGCTCCCCTTCCCACCATGTATTCGGGGGCCCT TCGGGGGCTTATCAAAAGCATGCTGCGGAAAAATCCTGAGCTGAGACCAAGT GCTGCGGAGTTGCTCAATCACCCACATCTTCAGCCTTATGTTCTCAAGATCCATCTCAAGCTGAACAGTCCCCGGAGGCACACTTACCCTATGCAGTGGTCCCCCCGGAACTACATGAAGAAGATCCGATTTATGGACACCCCTGAATCTATTCCCATGTCGACTGATAGGGAGAAGAGATGGTCTTTCAGCAATGACCGGACGTTGAATCCTAGCATTTCGGTGACCGAACACGACTCCTCGTCGTCCCTTTCTCGGCGAGCATATGATTTCGGGAGCTTGAATCGAACATTTGAAGAGTTATCAATCGGGCATGCCTCGGAAGATTTTGGCAGTGATAGGTCGAAAGTCTCAGATGTTCCACTGGGTTTTGCAAGAACCCCGAGACTGACACCAGTAATGGAAGCTTCTACTCCCAGGAGGCGCTCGACTACAGCAAAAGTGTCTCGAACTCCGGCCAGGAAATCATCCCGGTCATCGCGCCGAGTATCCCTCCCGCTATCAACTAGACCATCAACTATGGGCCCTCCATACACAGCTAATGTCGACCTCTTTCGAAGCACCGAATCTCCCAACGTCTCAGTCAACAAACCTCGTATCGACAAGATTGCCGAGTTCCCCCTGACATCACCAGAAGACTCGATCTTGCCAGACATCAAGGGTCCACAACTCTCGCCTGCCAATCCTGACTGCTCAATCACGAAGGACAAATGCACAGTCCACCATCCGAAAGAAGCTCCACGAAGTGAAAGCTCACAGAATAACAATGGCAATACTAAAAATAATAGCAACATCCTCACAACTGGTGGGATCTTGAGAACATCCTCTTCTTCTAATGAGTTTCGGCAGCGGAAGTTCGATACCTCATCGTACCAGCAGCGAGCCGAGGCATTGGAAGGGTTGCTCGAGTTCAGTGCTCGATTGTTGCAGCAGGAGAGGTTCGAGGAGCTAGGTGTGCTTCTAAAGCCGTTCGGCCCTGAGAAGGTTTCACCCCGGGAG